The following is a genomic window from Micromonospora cathayae.
CCACGCCGCACCCGGCCGCCCCGACCGCTCGGACACCCGCCTGCCCAGACAGCACCCCCAACCGGACCGGCCGCCACCCCCACCCGGGCCGGCCGCTGCCCACGTGGACCGGCCGCCAGTTGCGGCACATGGGGGTGTCCAGCACCGGCGAGACCCCCACATGCCGCAACCGGAGTTGACCACGGCGGCAGTGGGCCGACAGGGTGCCCGAGACGGCAGGCCAGGCCCGGAGACGGGGCGGCCCGGAGACGGGGTGGGTCAGTGGTCGGCGGCGACCAGCGGCGGCTGCGGCTCGGTCCCGTCGGCAGCGGACACGGCCGTTCCGGCGCGCGCGTCAGTCACGGTCTGCGTAGCCGTTCCGGCTTGCGCGTCGGTGCGGGCCTGCCGGGCACGGCGCAGGACACGTACCGCCAGCAGCAGGGCGGTCAGCCAGCCGAGCCCGAGCAGCAGGTACACCAGCACGGGGGTGGCTCCGTCGAGGTCGGCGGCGCGCATCAGGCCACGGGCGTTGGTGAGCACGATCACGCCACCGACGGCCGCGCCGAGCAGTTGGGCCGGCACGATCCGGACCAGCCAGGCGGCGATCGGGGCGGCGATCAGTCCGCCGACCAGCAGCGCCGCCACGATCGGCAGCAGGAACCCCTCGGTGCCGAGGCCGATCAGGAATCCGATGCTGGCCGCGGCGGCGACGACGAACTCGGAGGTGTCCACCGAGCCGATCACCTTGCGTGGCTGCATCCGGCCGGAGACGAGCAGCGCCGGGGTGGCGACCGGGCCCCAACCGCCGCCGCCGGTGGCGTCGACGAAGCCGGCGACCAGGCCGAGCGGCCCGAGGAACCGGCCACGCAACCGGCCCGCCTGCGGGTTGGGGCGCAGCGGTCGGGAGAAGCGGATCAGCAGGTACGCGCCGAGCACGAACAGGATGCCGGCCATCCAGGGGGCGGCGGCCTCGGTGGAGATGGCGCTGAGGAAGGTCGCCCCGGCGAAGGCCCCGACCGCGCCGGGTAGGGCGATGCGGCTGACCACCCGCCAGTCGACGTTACCGAAACGCCAGTGGGCGACCCCGGCGGCGAGGGTGGTGCCGATCTCGGCCAGGTGCACCGACGCCGACGCGGCAGCCGGCGCGACTCCGACGAGCAGCAGGAGGGTCGAGGAGGTCAGCCCGTACGCCATGCCGAGCGAGCCGTCCACCAACTGTGCGACGAGCCCGACCAGGGCGAGGACCAGCAGCTTGCGCACGGAGCACCCTCCCGGGCTTTTAGGCATCTCCTATCGGCATGGTCGACAATGCGGCACGCGGAGACTCCGGTCAAGTCCTGATCGAAGGATGGGACGGCTCCGTCCGGTCCGGACGTCAGGTCCAGGCGCTGGGGTCGGCGGCGAGTTCGTTGACCCGGTCGGGCAGGGTGCCGGCGGCCACGTCGGCGACGGTGACCAGTTCGAGGATCTGCCGTTCGCTGGCGCGCAGGGCGATCCACACCTCCTGCAACGCCTGGGCCGCCCCGTGGTAGCCGAGCTGCTCCGGGCGCTGCCCCCGTACGTGCGCGAGCGGGCCGTCGATCACCCGGATCACCTCGGCGAGGGAGATCTCCGCTGCCGGCCGGGCCAGCCAGTAGCCGCCCTCGGGACCGCGCTGGGCGTGCACGATGCCGCCCCGGCGCAGTTGGAGCAGGATGCTCTCCAGGAACTTCGGTGGGATCTCCTGGGCCCGGGCGATCTGTTCGGCGGTGACCGGCCGGGTCCGTCCGGGCCCGTCACCGGCCATCGCCGCGAGTTCGGCGGCGGCGCGCAGGGCGTAGTCAACCCGGGCGGAGAGTCGCATGTCGGACAGGTTACTGGCCGGCCGGAGCGGAGCGCCGATCGGCCCGGCAGGTCACCCGCCGACCCGGCGCAGCAACCCCTCCTGGACGGCGCTGGCGATGTGCCGACCGTCGGTGGTGAACATCCGGCCGGTGGCGAGGCCACGACCGCCCGACGCGGACGGGCTCCAACAGTCGTAGAGGAACCACTCGTCGGCCCGGACCGGGCGGTGGAACCACAGCGCGTGGTCCAGGCTGGCCCCGATCACCCCGCCCGGCCCCCAGACCTCGCCGTGCACCGACAGCACCGAGTCGAGCAGGGTCAGGTCGGAGGCGTACGTCAGGGCGCAGGCGTGCAGCAGCGGATCGTCGGGCAGCTTGCCGTCGATCCGCATCCAGACCCGCTGGTGCGGGTCGGCGGGCCGGTCACCGGGGCGGACCCAGCCGGGCTCGCCGACGTAGCGTACGTCGATCGGGCGCGGGATCATCGCCCAGATGCCCAGCCGCTCCGGGTACCGGGCCAGCCGGTCGGTCATGGTGGGCACGCCCTCCGGGCCGGGCACGTCCGGCGGAGTGGGGGCCTGGTGGTCCAGCCCCTCCTCCCGGTGCTGGAAGGAGGCCGACATGAAGAAGATCGGCTTGTCGTGCTGGAGGGCCACCGAGCGGCGGACCGAGAACGACCGGCCGTCGCGGACGTTCTCCACCTGGTACTCGATGGGTTCGGCGGGGTCGCCGGGGCGGACGAAGTAGCCGTGCAGGGAGTGCACGAACCGCTCCGGGTCCACCGTCCGCCCGGCGGCCACCAGGGCCTGACCGGCGACCTGGCCGCCGTACACCCGCTGCGGGCCGACCGGGGGGCTGATCCCCCGGAAGGACATCGCGCCGGTGGGCGCGAGGTCGAGGACCTCCAGCAACTGGTCGACGGCGGCCTGGCCGGTCAGGACGTCGGTCACTGCAACGCCCGTGCCGCGGCCGCGTCGACCAGCGAACCGAGCTGGTGTACGCGCAGGGTGTTGGTGGAGCCGGGGGTGCCGGGCGGGCTGCCGGCGACGATCACCACGTAGTCGCCGGGGTTGGCCCGGTTGAGCCCGAGCAGCGCCTGGTCGACCTGGCGGAACATGTCGTCGGTGTGCTGCACGAACGGCATCAGGAAGGTCTGCACGCCCCAGGAGAGGGCGAGCTGCTGGTACACCTCGGGGACCGGTGTGAAGGCCAGCAGCGGCAGGTCGCAGTGCAGCCGGGACAGCCGCCGGACGGTGTCGCCGGTCTGCGAGAACGCGACCAGCGCCTTCGCGCCGATGGCCCGGGCGATCGACGACGCGGCCGAGGTCAGCGCGCCGCCGTGGGTACGCGGGTCGTGCTGGAGCCGGGGCACCGCGATCGAGCCGGCCTCGGTGGTGGTGACGATCTTCGCCATGGTGCTGACGGTGAGCACCGGGTACTTGCCGACGCTGGTCTCGCCGGAGAGCATCACCGCGTCCGCGCCGTCGAGCACCGCGTTGGCGACGTCGGACGCCTCGGCGCGGGTCGGGCGGGAGTTCTCGATCATCGAGTCGAGCATCTGGGTGGCGACGATGACCGGCTTGGCGTTCTCCCGGCAGAGCTGCACGGCGCGCTTCTGCACCAGCGGGACCTGGTCCAGCGGCAGTTCGACGCCGAGGTCGCCACGGGCCACCATGACCCCGTCGAAGGCCAGCACGATCGCCTCGAGGTGGTCGACCGCCTCGGGCTTCTCGACCTTCGCCAGTACCGGGCGGTGCGTCCCGACCTCGCTCATGATCGCGTGGACGAGCTTGATGTCCTCCGCGGACCGGACGAACGACAGCGCGACCAGGTCGACGCCGAGGCCGAGGGCGAAGCGGAGGTCCTCGGCGTCCTTGTCGGAGAGCGCCGGGACGCTGACCGCCACGTTCGGCAGTGAGACGCCCTTGTTGTTGCTGACCGGGCCGCCCTCGGTGACCAGGACCCGGATGTCGTTGCCGGTGACGTCGGTGACCTCGACGGCGACCCGGCCGTCGTCGATCAGCAGCCGGTCGCCCGGCTTCACCTCCTGCGGCAGCTTGCGGTAGGTGCAGGAGACCCGCTCCCGGGTGCCGAGGACGTCGTCCCCGGTGATCACCACGGAGTCGCCGGTACGCCACTCGTGCGGCCCGTCGGCGAACCGGCCGAGGCGGATCTTCGGCCCCTGGAGGTCGGCCAGCACGGCGACCGGCCGGCCGGCCGCCTCGGCGGCCTCGCGGACCAGCCGGTAGACGGCCTCGTGGTCGGCGTGGCTGCCGTGGCTGAAGTTCAACCTCGCCACGTTCATGCCCGCCTCGACCAGCCCGCGGATGCGTTCCGGCGAGGAGGTGGCGGGACCGAGAGTACAGACGATCTTCGCGCGGCGTGTCACGCCCATCAGGCTAGTCTCTTCCCCGGGCCGGGTTGACGGCCGACCCTCTTGCAGGATGCGGAACAGTTCTCCAACGGCGCGCGAGGCGCGCATGGCCGGTGGGCGGCACCACACCGGTACGTTGTGTCGGCGGGCATCGGCGACCGCGCGCCGGGAATCGTACCGCCCGATGGCACGCCCCGGTGGGTCGTCCCTCGCCGCAGCGGCGTACGCAGGCCGTCCCCGTGATCGACCGTCGGTTCACCCACGGTGCCGGTGATACGGTCCGAACGGTTGGACCTGCCACGGACGTCGGGCGGAGGTGGCGGATGGCGGACGCGCGTGCCGTCGAACCCGCACGCCCCGACGGGCACCGGTGGCGGGAGGTCTTCGCCGCCGGTGGCGCGGCCGGCGCCCGGATCGCCACCCACGACTGGGCGACCACCGCGCTGGGTCCGGTGACCGGCTGGCCGCAGAGCCTCCGCACGGCGGTGACCATCTGCCTGCACTCGCGGTTCCCGATCCTGCTGTGGTGGGGCCCCGACCTGGTCATGCT
Proteins encoded in this region:
- a CDS encoding sulfite exporter TauE/SafE family protein encodes the protein MRKLLVLALVGLVAQLVDGSLGMAYGLTSSTLLLLVGVAPAAASASVHLAEIGTTLAAGVAHWRFGNVDWRVVSRIALPGAVGAFAGATFLSAISTEAAAPWMAGILFVLGAYLLIRFSRPLRPNPQAGRLRGRFLGPLGLVAGFVDATGGGGWGPVATPALLVSGRMQPRKVIGSVDTSEFVVAAAASIGFLIGLGTEGFLLPIVAALLVGGLIAAPIAAWLVRIVPAQLLGAAVGGVIVLTNARGLMRAADLDGATPVLVYLLLGLGWLTALLLAVRVLRRARQARTDAQAGTATQTVTDARAGTAVSAADGTEPQPPLVAADH
- a CDS encoding RrF2 family transcriptional regulator; translation: MRLSARVDYALRAAAELAAMAGDGPGRTRPVTAEQIARAQEIPPKFLESILLQLRRGGIVHAQRGPEGGYWLARPAAEISLAEVIRVIDGPLAHVRGQRPEQLGYHGAAQALQEVWIALRASERQILELVTVADVAAGTLPDRVNELAADPSAWT
- a CDS encoding acyl-CoA thioesterase; translation: MTDVLTGQAAVDQLLEVLDLAPTGAMSFRGISPPVGPQRVYGGQVAGQALVAAGRTVDPERFVHSLHGYFVRPGDPAEPIEYQVENVRDGRSFSVRRSVALQHDKPIFFMSASFQHREEGLDHQAPTPPDVPGPEGVPTMTDRLARYPERLGIWAMIPRPIDVRYVGEPGWVRPGDRPADPHQRVWMRIDGKLPDDPLLHACALTYASDLTLLDSVLSVHGEVWGPGGVIGASLDHALWFHRPVRADEWFLYDCWSPSASGGRGLATGRMFTTDGRHIASAVQEGLLRRVGG
- the pyk gene encoding pyruvate kinase, with translation MGVTRRAKIVCTLGPATSSPERIRGLVEAGMNVARLNFSHGSHADHEAVYRLVREAAEAAGRPVAVLADLQGPKIRLGRFADGPHEWRTGDSVVITGDDVLGTRERVSCTYRKLPQEVKPGDRLLIDDGRVAVEVTDVTGNDIRVLVTEGGPVSNNKGVSLPNVAVSVPALSDKDAEDLRFALGLGVDLVALSFVRSAEDIKLVHAIMSEVGTHRPVLAKVEKPEAVDHLEAIVLAFDGVMVARGDLGVELPLDQVPLVQKRAVQLCRENAKPVIVATQMLDSMIENSRPTRAEASDVANAVLDGADAVMLSGETSVGKYPVLTVSTMAKIVTTTEAGSIAVPRLQHDPRTHGGALTSAASSIARAIGAKALVAFSQTGDTVRRLSRLHCDLPLLAFTPVPEVYQQLALSWGVQTFLMPFVQHTDDMFRQVDQALLGLNRANPGDYVVIVAGSPPGTPGSTNTLRVHQLGSLVDAAAARALQ